Proteins encoded together in one Deinococcus hopiensis KR-140 window:
- a CDS encoding phosphoribosylanthranilate isomerase produces MTVRVKVCGTTSVHDAVLSAEAGADALGFIFAPISKRLVSAAVAREAGLAVGPAVARVGVFLNQGLGEVLRLSEAARVSAVQLHGPVSSLYVREVARYHPVLRVLRPGDLGREEALEALALPGVTPMLDAPEPGGGLPLDWDSLREAFPPRAWLAGGLGPLNVAEAIRVLRPAGVDAVSRLECQPGVKDVEQVRAFVQAAQGAEKQSYPQ; encoded by the coding sequence ATGACCGTGCGCGTCAAGGTCTGCGGCACCACGTCCGTTCACGACGCCGTGCTGAGCGCCGAGGCGGGCGCGGACGCCCTGGGCTTTATCTTCGCGCCGATCAGCAAGCGTCTCGTCTCAGCGGCGGTGGCCCGCGAAGCTGGGCTGGCGGTGGGGCCAGCCGTGGCCCGGGTGGGCGTGTTCCTGAACCAGGGGTTGGGCGAGGTGCTGCGGCTCTCGGAGGCCGCACGCGTAAGCGCCGTGCAGCTTCACGGGCCAGTGTCAAGCCTTTACGTGAGGGAGGTGGCCCGCTATCATCCCGTTCTGCGTGTTCTGCGCCCAGGGGATCTGGGCCGCGAGGAAGCGCTGGAGGCGCTCGCCCTGCCCGGGGTCACGCCCATGCTCGATGCGCCCGAGCCTGGTGGGGGTCTGCCCCTCGACTGGGACAGCTTGCGAGAAGCCTTTCCTCCCAGGGCATGGCTGGCGGGCGGGTTGGGGCCCTTAAATGTTGCGGAGGCGATCCGGGTGCTGCGCCCGGCCGGGGTGGACGCCGTGAGCCGCCTGGAATGCCAGCCGGGCGTCAAGGATGTGGAGCAGGTGCGGGCGTTTGTTCAGGCTGCGCAGGGCGCGGAAAAACAGAGTTATCCACAGTGA
- a CDS encoding phosphotransferase codes for MSPASPPRRETALHLLFLHPDGERVALHSVSVTTMTYYGEHVPNAAPAHLRARLLRRLHFRGLGEEGGVRRAESVWHLHTDELDRLEWRAAWDLTEVQRTWVEAARTPATPRRAPWMRAEWHTQALAWLDAELAAQGLVRRGGPVTLKHWQISLLWRVETDGGTRVYLKAVPDFFRREVAITPKLACALPSSAPPVLAADEARGLLLMGDAGEGQDAPDLPTLMQHLAWLQRESVALLPDLPLPDHGPEYVLSRLDALFSAAALLVGEEGGLSADEAAALRARRPKLEAALARLATSPLPRTLGHGDLHGGNVVARGESFTFLDWSDVSRTHPFLDADAAYFLPYDAAPAGGRKVVEEAHDAYLDAWADFAPLSELRALHADALRVAELYRALGYVDGIQPHVEDPAEWRGAHLPHLRKLLKD; via the coding sequence ATGTCCCCTGCGTCTCCCCCTCGCCGCGAGACGGCGCTGCACCTGCTGTTTCTGCACCCGGATGGTGAGCGGGTGGCGCTGCATTCGGTTTCCGTGACCACCATGACCTATTACGGCGAGCACGTGCCAAACGCGGCTCCGGCCCACCTGCGCGCACGCCTCCTGCGGCGGCTGCACTTCCGGGGGCTGGGTGAGGAAGGCGGAGTGCGGCGGGCCGAATCGGTCTGGCACCTGCACACCGATGAGCTGGACCGCCTGGAATGGCGCGCGGCCTGGGACCTGACCGAAGTGCAACGGACATGGGTGGAGGCGGCCCGGACGCCCGCCACGCCCCGCCGTGCTCCCTGGATGCGCGCGGAGTGGCACACGCAGGCGCTGGCCTGGCTGGACGCTGAGCTCGCGGCGCAGGGGCTCGTGCGCCGGGGCGGGCCGGTAACGCTCAAACACTGGCAGATCAGCCTGCTGTGGCGGGTGGAGACGGACGGCGGCACACGGGTGTACCTCAAGGCGGTCCCCGACTTCTTTCGGCGCGAGGTGGCCATCACGCCCAAGCTGGCCTGCGCGCTGCCCAGCTCGGCTCCACCCGTGCTGGCGGCGGATGAGGCGCGCGGCCTTCTGCTGATGGGCGACGCGGGGGAAGGCCAGGACGCGCCGGATCTCCCCACCTTGATGCAGCATCTGGCCTGGCTGCAGCGGGAGAGTGTGGCGCTGCTCCCGGACCTGCCCCTGCCCGATCACGGCCCGGAGTACGTCCTCTCGCGGCTGGACGCCCTCTTCTCGGCCGCTGCGCTGCTCGTGGGCGAGGAGGGCGGACTGAGCGCGGACGAGGCAGCGGCCCTGCGTGCCAGGCGGCCCAAGCTGGAGGCGGCGCTGGCGCGGCTGGCGACCAGCCCACTGCCCCGCACCCTGGGACACGGGGACCTGCACGGCGGCAATGTGGTAGCGCGGGGGGAGAGCTTTACCTTCCTCGACTGGTCCGACGTGAGCCGCACGCACCCCTTTCTGGACGCGGACGCCGCTTACTTCCTGCCGTATGACGCCGCGCCTGCTGGCGGCCGAAAGGTGGTCGAGGAAGCCCACGACGCTTACCTCGATGCCTGGGCCGACTTCGCGCCCCTGTCTGAACTCCGCGCCCTCCACGCCGACGCCTTGCGCGTGGCAGAGCTGTACCGGGCGCTGGGATATGTGGACGGTATCCAGCCGCACGTGGAGGATCCGGCAGAGTGGCGCGGGGCCCACCTCCCGCATTTGCGGAAGTTGCTGAAGGACTAG
- the cobT gene encoding nicotinate-nucleotide--dimethylbenzimidazole phosphoribosyltransferase — MSTSLHPELAALIAAIKPADGSAMRAARERQAQLTKPAGALGDLEDLAVRLAGVFGTEQPHPQGVAVLVAAGDHGVAAGGVSAYPPEVTPAMVANFLADTPAGPGGAAVNAIARTVGARVYVMDAGVNADLPEHPALFRASVRRGTRDLRSEPAMTQEEAGASVLAGAALARRAIEEGADLLIPGEMGIGNTTPAAALTARLLELDPTRVTGRGTGVDDATLLRKVDAVRQALEREGSGRADPLGVLADLGGFEIAAMLGMMFQAAASRRAVILDGFVEGSAALVGVALVPALRDFLFPAGECAEVGHAAQLAHLELKPMFCLGLRLGEGTGGVLAAPLLLSAAATLREMRTFAEAGVPGGA; from the coding sequence ATGTCCACTTCGCTCCACCCTGAGCTCGCCGCCCTGATCGCCGCCATCAAGCCCGCCGACGGATCCGCCATGCGCGCCGCCCGCGAGCGGCAGGCCCAGCTGACCAAGCCCGCTGGAGCGCTGGGGGACCTGGAGGACCTGGCGGTGCGCCTCGCCGGAGTCTTCGGCACCGAGCAGCCCCATCCTCAGGGGGTGGCGGTCCTCGTGGCGGCAGGTGACCACGGCGTCGCGGCGGGCGGCGTGAGCGCCTATCCGCCCGAGGTCACCCCGGCGATGGTGGCGAACTTCCTGGCCGATACGCCCGCCGGGCCTGGTGGAGCGGCCGTGAATGCCATCGCCCGCACGGTGGGAGCGCGGGTGTACGTGATGGACGCGGGGGTCAATGCCGATCTGCCCGAACACCCCGCCCTCTTCCGCGCGTCGGTGCGCCGGGGCACCCGGGACCTGCGCTCCGAACCCGCCATGACGCAGGAGGAGGCCGGAGCGTCGGTGCTGGCGGGGGCTGCCCTCGCCCGCAGAGCCATCGAGGAAGGCGCGGACCTGCTGATCCCCGGCGAGATGGGAATCGGCAACACCACGCCCGCCGCCGCCCTGACCGCCCGGCTGCTGGAGCTGGACCCCACACGGGTCACAGGCCGGGGCACGGGCGTGGATGACGCCACGCTGCTCCGCAAGGTGGACGCGGTGCGGCAGGCGCTGGAGCGGGAGGGCAGTGGTCGTGCCGATCCACTCGGCGTGCTGGCGGACCTCGGCGGCTTCGAGATCGCCGCGATGCTGGGCATGATGTTTCAGGCCGCCGCCTCGCGCCGCGCCGTGATTCTCGACGGTTTCGTGGAGGGTTCGGCGGCCCTGGTGGGCGTGGCGCTCGTTCCGGCCCTGCGCGACTTCCTGTTTCCAGCGGGCGAGTGCGCCGAGGTGGGGCACGCGGCGCAGCTCGCGCACCTGGAGCTAAAACCGATGTTCTGCCTGGGCCTGCGCCTGGGGGAGGGCACGGGCGGCGTGCTGGCGGCCCCGCTGCTGCTGTCAGCGGCCGCCACCCTGCGGGAGATGCGCACCTTCGCGGAGGCGGGGGTGCCGGGAGGGGCCTAG
- the cobU gene encoding bifunctional adenosylcobinamide kinase/adenosylcobinamide-phosphate guanylyltransferase, producing the protein MAVIVFVTGGARSGKSSHAERLAAAAGGPVTYLATAQAFDDEMTARIARHRDGRPPDWVTVEQPLDVPAAVGAVSTPTVLLDCLSLWVSNLMLADLADEGVLERADALLAAARARPGLTVLVTNEVGFGIVPDNALARRYRDLLGWVNQRAAAASDEAWLLVSGLPVRLK; encoded by the coding sequence ATGGCTGTGATTGTGTTCGTTACCGGAGGGGCGCGTAGCGGCAAGAGCAGCCACGCCGAGCGCCTCGCCGCCGCCGCCGGTGGGCCCGTCACCTACCTCGCCACCGCCCAGGCCTTCGACGACGAGATGACGGCGCGCATCGCCCGTCACCGCGACGGGCGCCCGCCGGACTGGGTCACTGTGGAGCAACCGCTGGATGTCCCCGCCGCCGTGGGGGCCGTCTCTACCCCGACCGTCCTCCTCGATTGCCTCAGCCTCTGGGTGAGCAACCTGATGCTTGCAGACCTCGCGGATGAGGGGGTGCTGGAGCGGGCCGACGCGCTGCTGGCCGCTGCCCGCGCTCGCCCCGGCCTGACGGTCCTCGTGACCAATGAGGTGGGCTTCGGCATCGTGCCCGACAATGCGCTCGCGCGGCGCTACCGCGACCTGCTGGGCTGGGTCAATCAGCGTGCGGCGGCGGCGAGTGACGAGGCGTGGTTGCTCGTGAGTGGTCTGCCTGTCCGGTTGAAATGA